A region from the Lolium perenne isolate Kyuss_39 chromosome 4, Kyuss_2.0, whole genome shotgun sequence genome encodes:
- the LOC127292413 gene encoding stem-specific protein TSJT1 — protein MLAVFNREVAPSPEGLRQPGEAGNGAEGLADRFREARPGAVTVSFGDAAAMAYSSHEQSPFLPRLFGVVDDIFCLFQGAIENIAVLKQQYGLSKVASEINIVIEAYRTLRDRGPYPADQVVRDFNGKFAFALYDRSTTSVFMAADADGGVPFYWGVDSVGHLVVSDDAEIVKNACGKSFAPFPKGFFFTTSGGLQSYEHPLNEVKPVPRVDSRGEVCGTTYAVDAEAKKDVGSIPRTGSAADWSSQY, from the exons ATGCTCGCGGTGTTCAACAGGGAGGTAGCGCCGAGCCCGGAGGGGCTGCGGCAGCCGGGCGAGGCCGGGAACGGCGCGGAGGGGCTCGCCGACCGGTTCCGGGAGGCGCGCCCCGGCGCGGTCACCGTCAGCTTCGGCGACGCCGCGGCCATGGCGTACTCGTCCCACGAGCAGAGCCCCTTCCTCCCCAG GTTGTTTGGTGTCGTCGACGACATATTCTGCCTGTTCCAAGGCGCGATCGAGAACATCGCTGTGCTGAAGCAGCAGTACGGGCTGAGCAAAGTTGCGAGTGAGATCAACATCGTCATTGAGGCTTACAGAACCCTGAGGGACAGGGGACCTTACCCTGCAGACCAAGTCGTCAGAGATTTCAATGGGAAATTCGCGTTTGCGCTGTATGATCGCTCCACCACTTCGGTCTTCATGGCTGCT GATGCTGATGGTGGCGTCCCATTTTACTGGGGAGTTGACTCCGTGGGTCATCTTGTCGTCTCTGACGATGCTGAAATTGTGAAGAATGCTTGTGGAAAATCGTTTGCGCCGTTCCCCAAAG GTTTCTTCTTCACTACGTCTGGGGGATTGCAGAGCTACGAGCATCCTCTGAACGAGGTCAAGCCGGTGCCAAGGGTCGACAGCAGAGGTGAAGTATGCGGCACAACTTACGCAGTCGATGCAGAGGCCAAGAAGGATGTCGGCAGCATTCCTAGAACTGGCAGTGCTGCAGATTGGTCTTCGCAATACTAA
- the LOC139830468 gene encoding uncharacterized protein: MCPFQIMVDSDDEYYFKNFIDTSSEEESDDDFFTDAALLIHEHTVSQIPVFRGSLPGRAAALDRKRERGHDQLYNDYFQPTPLFVPQLFRRRFRMTRPLFRRIMDGVKIYDDYFCAKVDAIGKVGLSSYQKCTAAIRMLAYGVAGDFVDEYTRMSESTGLESMYRFCRAVIGSFGEQYLRQPNAEDTARLLSINASRGFPGMLGSIDCMHWEWKNCPFGWQGAYSGHSEGCTVILEAVASHDTWIWHSFFGMAGSHNDINVLQRSPVFDRLAYDQSPDVDFEINGHHYTKGYYLADGIYPPWATLVKTIRNPNSEQEARFAKEQEAARKDVERAFGILQARWAIVRHPARAWDVQTLWEVMTACVIMHNMIVEVERDDSLFDNDWEGQGELVTPQGAPASFQDILHAHHEIRDLAVHNQLQADLVEHMWQHVGNNAANNNDEGDP, encoded by the coding sequence ATGTGTCCTTTTCagatcatggtggacagcgacgacgaatactacttcaagaacttcatcgacacgtcgtcaGAAGAGGAGTCCGACGACGATTTTTTCACGGATGCTGCGCTGCTCATCCACGAGCACACTGTCTCGCAAATCCCCGTGTTCCGGGGGTCGTTGCCGGGGCGCGCGgccgccttggaccgcaaaagagaacgcggccacgacCAGCTCTACAACGACTACTTCCAACCCACTCCATTGTTCGTGCCGCAATTATTTCGCCGTCGTTTTCGGATGACCAGGCCGCTGTtccgccggataatggatggcgtcaagatctacgacgactacttctgtgcgaaagtggatgcaattggcaaggtaggcctctcttcgtaccagaaatgcacggcagcgattaggatgctcgcatatggcgttgccggtgatttcgtagatgagtacacgcgcatgagtgagtcAACCGGCTTGGAATCGATGTACAGGTTCTGCAGAGCAGTGATCGGTTCGTTCGGAGAACAGTACCTCCGTCAACCTAATGCAGAGGACACAGCTCGTCTGTTGTCGATCAACGCTTCCAGGGGttttcctgggatgcttggcagcatagactgcatgcactgggagtggaagaactgcccctttggttggcagggggcatacagcggccattctgaggggtgcacagtcattcttgaagctgttgcttcccatgacacatggatttggcactcattcttcggaatggctggctcgcacaatgacatcaatgtgctgcagcgctctccggtgtttgataggctagcgtacgatcagtcccctgatgtggattttgagatcaatggccaccactacaccaaggggtactaccttgctgatggtatctatccaccttgggctacactcgtgaagacaatccgaaaccccaactcagagcaggaggcaaggtttgccaaagagcaggaggcagcccggaaagatgtcgagcgggcgtttggcatcctccaagctcgttgggctatcgtcagacaccctgccagagcctgggatgtgcaaactctgtgggaggtgatgaccgcttgtgtaatcatgcataacatgattgttgaggtagagcgggatgattcactctttgataatgactgggaaggccaaggagagttggttactcctcaaggtgctccggcatcattccaggacattcttcatgcgcaccatgaaattcgagatctagctgtacacaaccagctTCAGGCTGATTTGGTCGAGCACATGTGGCAGCAtgtaggcaacaatgctgcaaacaacaatgatgaaggaGATCCTTAA